A DNA window from Micromonas commoda chromosome 17, complete sequence contains the following coding sequences:
- a CDS encoding hypothetical protein (putative uncharacterized protein) yields MADSSEIQSKPDAEIQQSKRDQQDSSFLETLVPIPDFFFNIKAEIEPIGGSKWRIRIFGYILYFITLCVMFGSFAYYSLPAQRVSLESIVTSEWQKPGFVCKPLQKTALHGLSTDWSFDECVSATSSPSAESIVSVQKNDGSTQFDFRFAAKDGSTGTLSFYDIWNAKSVETTTWEKEGFECRPLQKTALHGLSTDWSFDECVKNVNVPDATSVKSVTKHANYVHYDYNFASDGDSNKGVISFYDDRYASSVLQKTNQAANDWKRDGYSCYPEPPYDNTFNVRYNSSECAAAVLPPSELTVVSKKYFPFGTSAPYPCVSATTPTVYSRLSIQHRKPCSGYIGYTGNVLPGGSGFGCVNSGAENYIFVGTLDGMCNTYYASGTAILKTDAIQAWNEILATTADGDGEFSNDFICGELKLNGNGFRCFDKPKPPTTKELAIQRYASEYPPETICGPIKQNGPFRCKPKEKPPTTKEIAIERYASEYPPATICEPLKLNSPFQCARNVEVPATTRLSLSVAAAQAVFALTGIALVGLLRKLQKPSTTSSETLSTDGDLRSMMRKLRNEFHSTFDQLRTGQDQLRTGQDQLRVGQDQLRAGQGTHEELIQKLLSKEGGR; encoded by the coding sequence ATGGCGGACTCTTCCGAAATACAGTCCAAACCGGATGCAGAAATACAACAAAGCAAACGCGACCAACAAGATTCGTCCTTTTTAGAAACTCTCGTGCCGATTCCCGACTTCTTCTTTAACATCAAAGCGGAGATCGAACCCATCGGCGGGTCGAAATGGCGCATTCGTATATTTGGATACATCTTGTATTTCATCACTTTATGCGTGATGTTTGGATCTTTCGCGTACTATTCGCTTCCCGCGCAGCGCGTGAGCTTGGAATCTATTGTCACCTCGGAATGGCAAAAGCCCGGCTTTGTGTGCAAGCCCCTCCAGAAGACCGCTTTGCACGGTCTGAGCACGGACTGGAGTTTCGATGAATGTGTAAGTGCTACATCGAGTCCGAGCGCGGAAAGTATCGTATCGGTGCAGAAAAACGATGGCTCCACCCAGTTCGACTTTCGTTTCGCTGCGAAAGACGGGTCAACTGGAACCTTGAGTTTCTACGACATTTGGAACGCGAAGAGTGTTGAGACGACCACCTGGGAGAAGGAAGGTTTTGAGTGCAGACCACTTCAGAAGACCGCTTTGCACGGTCTGAGCACGGACTGGAGTTTCGATGAGTGCGTAAAGAACGTAAATGTGCCTGATGCGACGAGCGTCAAGTCGGTGACCAAACACGCCAATTATGTCCATTACGACTATAACTttgcgagcgacggcgactcgAACAAAGGCGTCATCAGCTTTTACGACGACAGATACGCATCCTCTGTTTTGCAGAAAACCAACCAGGCGGCTAATGACTGGAAACGGGATGGATACTCGTGCTATCCGGAACCGCCGTACGACAATACTTTTAACGTGCGCTACAACAGCAGTGAATGTGCTGCGGCGGTGCTCCCACCATCAGAACTCACTGTTGTGAGCAAGAAATATTTTCCTTTTGGGACCAGCGCTCCATATCCATGTGTATCTGCAACCACGCCCACTGTCTACTCAAGATTAAGTATCCAACATCGGAAACCATGCTCTGGGTACATTGGGTACACTGGAAACGTCCTGCCAGGTGGAAGCGGTTTTGGCTGCGTTAACTCTGGCGCTGAAAACTATATTTTCGTCGGAACTCTTGATGGCATGTGTAATACTTACTATGCCTCCGGCACAGCAATTCTTAAAACCGATGCTATTCAAGCCTGGAATGAGATTCTCGCCACTACCGcagacggcgatggcgaatTCAGCAATGATTTCATCTGCGGTGAGCTTAAACTCAACGGCAACGGTTTCCGCTGCTTCGACAAGCCCAAGCCCCCGACCaccaaggagctcgcgatTCAACGCTACGCCTCGGAGTACCCGCCCGAGACCATTTGCGGACCAATCAAGCAGAACGGTCCATTCCGCTGCAAACCAAAGGAGAAGCCCCCGACCACCAAGGAGATCGCCATCGAGCGGTACGCCTCGGAGTACCCGCCCGCGACCATCTGCGAGCCGCTCAAGCTGAACAGCCCTTTCCAGTGCGCCCGCAACGTGGAggtgcccgcgacgacgcggttgAGCCTttcggtcgccgcggcgcaggctgTGTTTGCGCTCACAGGCATCGCGCTTGTAGGGCTGCTGAGAAAACTCCAGAAGCCGTCAACAACGTCCTCGGAGACCTTGTCGACTGATGGCGACCTGCGTTCTATGATGCGAAAGCTTCGAAATGAGTTTCACTCGACGTTTGATCAGCTTCGCACCGGCCAAGACCAGCTCCGCACCGGCCAGGACCAGCTACGCGTCGGCCAGGATCAGCTCCGCGCCGGTCAAGGCACTCACGAGGAGCTCATTCAAAAGCTCCTGAGCAAAGAAGGAGGTCGTTAG
- a CDS encoding predicted protein, producing MVSITEIEADTEPDVLESDAQPPRYTVTETPTGYTEVELLRANLATVRRRAKIFINDLQLMLATIRSREREATMRRAERFLHRRLTYQRNNIFLTWRTYVRQERAYQARRTYLLRMWEISQRYQTAIVLRRGFDAWRRNAWQNQRLRLEARRLADFDEFSSRMQTRLQTIRELEEQLGEITAPSIPGRNEGAQTPSSQSSAQPLGLGEPLAPSTPSGNERALTAVSPAVQTVLPLTLPSTVSPAESQTSASSTPTSTPPVAIREDLARVQAILSAFILSAFVLLLIWVSIFGDERAKMHTEVVDGIALVITMIEKNRRRRVSEECTALPAGSFRLIFVGAIGLGLFAVLILLRWNRRDPDEQGGGGGGDDDDQYHGNDDDDDAALPPPPKPRKGHRSVHQRRDEQGRFY from the coding sequence ATGGTGTCGATAACCGAGATCGAGGCTGATACGGAGCCAGATGTTCTCGAGAGCGATGCTCAGCCCCCGAGGTACACAGTAACAGAGACCCCGACCGGATACACAGAAGTCGAGTTACTGCGTGCCAATCTGGCGACCGTCAGGAGACGTGCCAAGATTTTCATCAATGATTTGCAGCTGATGCTTGCAACGATTCGCTCTCGAGAGCGGGAGGCGACCATGCGACGTGCCGAAAGGTTCCTCCATCGCAGGCTAACCTACCAGCGAAACAACATATTTTTAACGTGGCGTACATACGTGCGCCAGGAACGCGCGTACCAGGCACGTCGAACATATCTGCTGAGGATGTGGGAGATTTCGCAGCGTTATCAAACAGCAATCGTACTCCGCAGAGGATTCGACGCATGGAGAAGAAATGCGTGGCAAAATCAGCGGCTTCGGTTAGAAGCACGTCGTTTGGCAGATTTTGATGAGTTCTCGAGTAGGATGCAAACTCGATTGCAAACTATACGCGAACTTGAGGAGCAGCTCGGAGAAATAACGGCTCCTTCAATTCCCGGCCGTAATGAGGGTGCTCAAACACCGAGCAGCCAATCGTCGGCGCAGCCGCTGGGGCTTGGAGAACCACTTGCTCCTTCAACCCCAAGCGGTAATGAGCGCGCGCTGACTGCTGTCTCACCGGCGGTCCAAACGGTCTTGCCCCTCACCTTACCGTCAACGGTCTCGCCGGCGGAATCTCAAACATCGGCTAGTTCAACACCGACTTCTACACCGCCGGTTGCGATTCGCGAagacctcgcgcgcgttcagGCGATCCTGTCCGCATTCATCCTGTCCGCATTCGTCCTTCTGTTAATTTGGGTTTCGATTTTTGGGGATGAGCGCGCAAAGATGCACACAGAAGTCGTAGATGGCATCGCCCTGGTCATTACAATGATCGAAAAAAATCGCCGCAGGCGTGTGAGTGAAGAATGCACGGCGCTTCCTGCCGGTTCTTTTCGACTCATATTTGTTGGTGCTATAGGCTTAGGCTTGTTCGCAGTTCTCATACTGCTCCGCTGGAACAGGCGTGACCCGGATGAGCaaggcgggggcggaggcggcgatgacgacgaccaATATCACGGAaacgatgacgatgacgatgccgcgcttcctcctccccccAAGCCCCGCAAGGGCCATCGGTCTGTCCACCAGAGGCGTGATGAGCAGGGGAGGTTCTATTGA
- a CDS encoding predicted protein, with protein sequence MDDPFKIPLGHGSHVGWGRAGTTRTHVVTWVQHGAEATRRPSRLPPQPVRRLPSWHGVLASEGLDVRSVEPMRWKNALGLTARDKDGSRDMAVELCRELWPQCPDLQDASKLKKHHRRAAAFLIAAYGHASSGEPQGRLRERDPLSVILARLARRKNGEEEEPAPATPLATIALPPPEAAPVTPVDRASGHATPDDPITIDIDLAQ encoded by the coding sequence ATGGACGATCCCTTTAAAATCCCGCTCGGTCATGGTAGTCATGTTGGctgggggcgcgcgggcacAACGCGCACGCACGTGGTCACATGGGTGCAACACGGCGCAGAAGCTACGCGGCGACCGAGCCGGCTACCGCCGCAACCGGTTCGGAGGCTCCCCAGCTGgcacggcgtcctcgccagcGAGGGTCTCGACGTCCGCTCGGTGGAACCAATGCGTTGGAAAAACGCTCTCGGGCTAACCGCTCGCGACAAGGATGGAAGTCGCGACATGGCCGTCGAGCTCTGCCGCGAGCTCTGGCCCCAATGCCCCGATCTTCAAGACGCCTCCAAGCTTAAAAAGCATCacaggcgggcggcggctttccTCATCGCGGCGTACGGCCATGCGAGCTCGGGAGAACCGCAGGGCAGGTTGCGCGAACGCGACCCCCTCTCGGTCATCCTCGCCCGTCTCGCTCGGCGAAAGAATggtgaggaggaggagccggcgccggcgacgccgttggCGACGATTGCCCTCCCCCcccccgaggcggcgccggtcaCGCCGGTGGACCGGGCCTCTGGGCACGCCACGCCGGATGACCCCATCACCATCGACATCGACCTCGCTCAGTGA